The following are from one region of the Arachis duranensis cultivar V14167 chromosome 10, aradu.V14167.gnm2.J7QH, whole genome shotgun sequence genome:
- the LOC107469648 gene encoding uncharacterized protein At2g39920: MSTNGHQIEQQYSTRNLSDSSESGSHYELESRFYMTSCTAIIFVASLVTVGVLLITLVVSLTIMLQSCQSKSSGVIRLQNVNDYYIYCKMHFLHAELNNLEGNYLPNICRDLAINYVKEGQYGRDMELASSMIDDYFNSVKPSDHGLDSVLMDIDNIFAMNPHSSNLFHRFQNDNISNCIKEATNLKLRLLLRLYLNLQTAGWSIILLSRESETQRNNTINHLVSAGFRGWSALLMRKKDEVSAKENEYFYRQRNLIQKKGFRIKSIISSHVDALKFLDKGMQILLLPNPMCHKF; the protein is encoded by the exons ATGTCTACTAATGGCCATCAAATTGAGCAGCAATATTCTACAAGGAATCTCTCAGATAGTTCTG AATCTGGAAGCCATTATGAGCTAGAATCAAGATTTTACATGACATCCTGTACCGCCATAATATTCGTCGCTTCGCTTGTGACCGTTGGAGTTCTGTTAATAACTTTGGTGGTTTCATTGACAATTATGTTGCAATCTTGTCAAAGTAAAAGCAGTGGAGTTATTAGGCTTCAGAATGTGAATGATTATTACATTTATTGCAAGATGCATTTTCTGCATGCTGAGCTTAATAACTTGGAAGGCAATTATCTTCCTAACATATGCAGAGACCTGGCTATAAATTATGTCAAAGAAGGACAATATGGAAGAGACATGGAGTTAGCTAGTTCTATGATTGATGATTACTTCAACAGTGTTAAGCCTTCAGATCATGGTTTGGATTCAGTCTTGATGGACATTGATAACATTTTTGCTATGAATCCTCATTCCTCCAATTTGTTTCATAG GTTTCAAAATGACAACATTAGCAACTGTATCAAAGAGGCTACGAATTTAAAGCTCAGGCTTTTGCTAAGATTATACCTTAATCTTCAAACTGCTGGATGGTCCATAATTTTGTTATCAAGAGAGTCTGAAACACAACGAAATAACACCATTAATCATCTTGTCTCAGCAGGGTTTAGAGGTTGGTCTGCCTTGTTAATGAG AAAAAAAGATGAAGTTTCTGCCAAGGAGAATGAGTACTTCTATAGGCAAAGGAATCTGATACAGAAGAAGGGCTTCCGCATAAAAAGCATCATAAGCAGCCATGTGGATGCTTTGAAATTTCTGGATAAAGGAATGCAAATCTTATTGCTTCCAAACCCTATGTGTCACAAGTTTTAG